In the genome of Oncorhynchus mykiss isolate Arlee chromosome 18, USDA_OmykA_1.1, whole genome shotgun sequence, one region contains:
- the LOC110527208 gene encoding sodium/potassium-transporting ATPase subunit beta-233, with product MSSNKDDGGWKKFVWDSDKGEFCGRTGGSWFKILGFYLIFYAFLAGVFIGTIQALLLTLSNYKPTWQDRVAPPGLSHTPRSDKSEIAFNLNDVETYLTYTKAMREFLVMYDDDKQRDQMKYEDCGEQPEDYKNRGDLESDVGIRKACRFQRSWLGPCSGMEDRDFGFKEGKPCLIVKLNRIVNFRPRPPSSNESIPEGAQTKVQPNVMPIFCTNKREEDAGKMGEVKYYGIGEGFPLQYYPYYGKLLHPQYLQPLVALQFVNLTMNTELRIECRAYGENIGYSEKDKFQGKFDVKFTVTNL from the exons ATGTCTTCGAATAAAGACGATGGtggatggaagaagtttgtatgGGATTCGGACAAGGGGGAATTTTGTGGACGCACAGGGGGGAGTTGGT TTAAGATTCTAGGGTTCTACTTAATCTTCTATGCTTTTCTGGCTGGAGTATTCATCGGCACCATCCAGGCCTTGCTTCTCACCCTCAGTAACTACAAACCCACCTGGCAAGACAGAGTTGCTCCCCCAG GCCTGTCACACACCCCACGCTCCGACAAATCCGagatcgccttcaacttgaatGATGTGGAGACCTACTTGACTTACACCAAGGCCATGCGAGAGTTCCTGGTTATGTACGACGACGACAAACAGCGGGACCAGATGAAATACGAGGATTGTGGAG AGCAACCGGAAGACTATAAGAACCGTGGTGACCTGGAGAGTGATGTGGGGATCAGGAAGGCCTGTCGCTTCCAGAGGAGCTGGCTTGGGCCTTGCTCCGGCATGGAAGACAGAGACTTTGGCTTCAAGGAAGGAAAACCCTGCCTGATCGTCAAGCTCAACAGGATCGTCAACTTCAGGCCACGG CCCCCCAGCTCCAATGAAAGCATCCCTGAGGGAGCCCAGACCAAGGTCCAGCCCAACGTCATGCCCATCTTCTGCACCAACAAG agagaggaggacgcCGGTAAGATGGGTGAGGTGAAGTACTACGGCATTGGGGAAGGTTTCCCCCTCCAGTATTACCCTTACTACGGCAAGCTGCTTCACCCCCAGTACCTGCAGCCCCTAGTGGCCCTCCAGTTCGTCAACCTCACCATGAACACCGAGCTGCGCATCGAGTGCAGAGCCTACGGAGAGAACATTGGCTACAGCGAGAAGGACAAGTTCCAAGGAAAATTTGACGTTAAATTCACTGTCACCAACTTATGA